A region from the Falco rusticolus isolate bFalRus1 chromosome 4, bFalRus1.pri, whole genome shotgun sequence genome encodes:
- the PEX1 gene encoding peroxisome biogenesis factor 1 isoform X4 has protein sequence MEIRRRGHQGENIAEINRQLAEKLGITDGEQVFLEPCSHISSCQQVEVEPLSADDWEILELHASSLENHLLDQIRVVFPKAIFPVWVEQHTHVYIRIGTLKPAAPYGRLEPCTELLIRPKTRELEENTTSTASTESDILLKSFVKNNMEQEETVKDPFAKEPYLKPGVLEQSKADANMTFGSNVLPNIWNFIGSIFSHTSEQKQKTLCDKDEVSTFKDKLLNLIHMDSVFRVCQSQPPSVQNASTTHAFLKWNAVHVFPWNLEFTDLDPNPVVSYGKINQLLSPRQRQQEAKQNLPSEKQKQLASTQDKNHSGSNSSQASSEGFVVQIVWNGFEDLKSVIEYRHSGEALHVGRVWIPDGLRKKLHIDTHSTVRIKSIESIPKIPVSLTLQPKQNLKMSVMFDVIPKHKDIHEDDIKSAFSSWLQDSTTDDHPWIMTSTCCIDLSVKEGTEEFVLSVVHPVHVEENKSENIFILSPSLLQKTNIQVLLHPLTRKADGDSQPPICDTDRNLPYHKLNDLGGLDKLGTSSFEHISHSLLGRPLSQKLAAVAVGLRSGGVLLTGGKGSGKSTLAKAICKEAFDRLDAHVEVIDCKTLRGKRLVNVRKNVEEAFLEAAWRQPSILLMDDLDHIVGVPSTPEHENSPETIQSSRLAYVLKDLIKEVISMGSLIALIATSQSEHSLHPSLVSAQGTHIFQCFKCIRSPDQKQRCEMLYSIIKMKLNSDVKKFSDLDLQCVAKETEGFVARDFTMLVDRAIHASISNQNAFQNGVELILSTVDFQKALKDFTPLALRNVNLHKPKDIGWDKIGGLKDVKQILMDTIMLPAKYPELFANLPIRQRSGVLLYGAPGTGKTLLAGVIARESGMNFISIKGPELLSKYIGASEQAVRDIFYRAQAAKPCIVFFDEFDSIAPRRGHDNTGVTDRVVNQLLTQLDGVEGLQGVYVLAATSRPDLIDPALLRPGRLDKCLYCPPPDQNSRYEILKALSHSLSLANDVDFQDLAAKTERFTGADLKALLYNAQLEAIHTNLGSGLTQDFGSSSDSDFSLSSMVFLNHSSGSDDSAIDGDAGLEQSLISLDMSDLLPEDPRSNMYRLYFGSSYESELGNGTPSELSSLCLSGPNSLSHDFISVTQRDTASSQPSMLRTASQEDSLENNQEQQTEHLRTEISAIKANHRSKNGEDSTLDQSVLAKNSLIITQSHLMTALEGIRPSISQDDWKNFTELYDNFQNPKKRKGQVGSTLRPGQKITLA, from the exons GTATTTCTTGAACCATGTTCCCACATCTCCTCCTGTCAGCAAGTAGAAGTGGAACCACTCTCAGCAGACGACTGGGAAATTCTG GAACTGCACGCTTCTTCTCTTGAAAACCATCTTCTTGACCAGATTCGGGTAGTATTTCCCAAAGCCATCTTTCCTGTATGGGTTGAACAGCACACTCACGTTTACATCAGAATCG GTACGCTTAAGCCAGCAGCCCCCTATGGGAGATTAGAACCATGCACGGAGCTTCTAATACGTCCCAAAACACGCGAACTTGAGGAAAATACCACCAGCACAGCTTCCACAGAAAGTGACATCTTGCTcaaaagttttgtgaaaaacaacatggagcaagaagaaacagtaaaggATCCTTTTGCCAAAGAACCTTACTTAAAGCCAGGAGTCCTTGAACAGAGTAAGGCTGATGCAAACATGACATTTGGCTCAAATGTTCTCCCAAATATATGGAATTTCATTGGGAGCATTTTTTCTCATACAtctgagcagaaacaaaagactTTGTGTGATAAAGATGAAGTGAGCACCTTCAAAGACAAGCTGCTGAACTTAATTCACATGGATTCCGTTTTTAGAGTATGTCAGTCCCAGCCTCCCAGCGTGCAGAATGCATCTACCACTCATGCGTTTCTGAAATGGAATGCTGTTCATGTTTTTCCATGGAACTTAGAATTTACTGATTTGGATCCAAATCCTGTAGTATCATATGGCAAAATTAATCAGCTGCTTTCCCCGAGACAGCGTCAacaagaagcaaagcaaaatctgccatctgaaaagcaaaagcagttgGCTAGTACACAAGACAAAAATCATTCTGGTTCTAATAGCAGTCAAGCATCCAGTGAGGGTTTTGTTGTTCAAATTGTTTGGAATGGATTTGAAGACCTAAAGAGTGTCATAGAGTATCGCCACAGTGGGGAAGCCTTACATGTTGGAAGAGTTTGG attccAGATGGTCTGAGGAAAAAACTACATATCGACACACATTCAACAGTCCGAATTAAGTCAATTGAGTCTATTCCTAAAATTCCTGTATCTCTGACACTACAACCCAAACAGAACTTA aaGATGTCTGTCATGTTTGACGTAATTCCAAAG cATAAAGATATACATGAAGATGATATTAAATCTGCTTTCAGTTCTTGGCTGCAGGATTCCACTACTGATGATCACCCGTGGATAATGACAAGCACATGCTGTATAGATCTGTCTGTTAAAGAAG GAACGGAGGAGTTTGTCCTTAGTGTAGTGCATCCTGTGCACGTTGAAGAAAATAAGtctgagaatatttttatactgaGTCCCAGTTTGCTGCAAAAGACTAATATACAA GTTCTTTTACATCCTCTAACTAGAAAAGCTGATGGTGACAGCCAGCCACCTATATGTGATACAGACAGGAACCTTCCTTACCACAAACTAAACGATTTAGG GGGACTGGACAAATTAGGAACATCCTCATTTGAACACATAAGCCACAGTCTTCTGGGGCGTCCTTTATCTCAAAAgctggctgctgttgctgtgggaCTGCGAAGTGGAGGGGTGCTTCTCACAGGAGGAAAG ggAAGTGGAAAGTCAACATTAGCAAAGGCCATCTGCAAAGAAGCATTTGATAGACTGGACGCTCATGTAGAAGTAATCGATTGTAAAACTTTAAGAG GAAAAAGATTAGTAAACGTAAGGAAAAATGTGGAAGAAGCTTTTTTAGAGGCAGCATGGAGGCAACCATCTATTCTTTTGATGGATGATCTTGATCACATTGTTGGAGTACCTTCTACACCAGAGCATGAGAACAGCCCTGAAACCATTCAAAGCAGTAGACTTGCTTATG TTTTGAAAGATCTGATAAAAGAAGTTATTTCCATGGGGAGTTTGATTGCATTAATTGCCACAAGTCAGTCTGAACACTCCTTACATCCTTCCCTGGTTTCAGCTCAAGGAACTCACATATTTCAATGCTTCAAATGTATCCGATCTCCAGATCAG aagcaaagatgtgaaatgctgtattccataataaaaatgaaactgaattctGATGTAAAGAAGTTCTCTGATCTTGACCTCCAGTGTGttgcaaaggaaacagaaggtTTTGTTGCTAGAGATTTTACTATGCTGGTTGATCGTGCCATTCATGCCAGTATTTCCAACCagaatgcatttcaaaatggtG tagaattGATTCTGTCAACTGTGGATTTTCAGAAAGCTCTAAAAGATTTTACTCCGTTAGCTCTGAGAAATGTCAACCTTCATAAACCTAAAGACATTGGCTGGGACAAGATTGGTGGCTTAAAAGATGTGAAGCAAATACTTATGGATACCATCATGTTACCTGCAAAG TATCCAGAATTATTTGCAAACCTGCCCATACGACAGAGATCAGGAGTCTTGCTGTATGGAGCACCTGGAACAGGAAAAACACTGTTAGCAGGAGTAATTGCTCGAGAAAGTGGAATGAATTTCATCAGCATCAAG ggaccagagctgctcagcaaaTACATTGGAGCAAGTGAGCAAGCAGTTAGAGATATCTTTTACAG AGCTCAGGCAGCTAAGccttgtattgttttctttgatgAGTTTGATTCTATTGCTCCTCGCCGAGGTCATGACAACACAGGAGTTACTGACAGAGTGGTCAACCAACTTTTGACTCAGTTAGATGGCGTGGAAGGCTTACAAG GGGTTTATGTGCTAGCTGCTACTAGTCGCCCAGATTTGATTGACCCTGCTTTGTTAAGGCCAGGTCGACTGGATAAGTGCCTGTACTGTCCACCTCCTGATCAG AATTCACGCTATGAAATCTTAAAAGCTCTCAGTCATTCCCTGTCCTTGGCAAACGATGTGGACTTTCAGGATTTGGCAGCAAAAACAGAACGGTTCACAGGGGCTGACCTAAAAGCTTTGTTGTACAACGCCCAATTAGAGGCAATCCATACTAATTTAGGTTCAGGTTTAACACAG GATTTTGGTTCTAGTTCTGATAGTGACTTCAGTCTCTCTTCCATGGTTTTTCTAAACCACAGCAGTGGCTCAGATGATTCAGCAATAGATGGAGACGCAGGGCTAGAGCAATCTCTTATTTCTTTAGACATGTCTGACTTGCTTCCTGAAGATCCAAGGTCCAATATGTATCGTCTTTATTTTGGAAGCTCTTATGAATCAGAGCTGGGAAATGGAACTCCTTCAGAACTG AGCTCTTTGTGTTTATCTGGACCAAACTCCCTAAGTCATGATTTTATCAGTGTGACACAGAGAGACACAGCATCATCACAACCTTCAATGCTTAGAACAGCTTCTCAAGAAGACTCCCTGGAAAATAACCAAGAGCAGCAAACAGAGCACCTGAGGACAGAAATCAGTGCTATCAAAGCCAATCACAGAAGCAAGAATGGG GAGGACAGCACCCTTGATCAGTCCGTGCTTGCCAAGAACAGTTTAATTATTACCCAGTCCCATCTGATGACTGCACTTGAGGGTATAAGACCATCCATTAGCCAAGATGACTGGAAGAATTTTACTGAACT gtATGATAATTTTCAGAATCCCaagaagaggaaaggacaaGTTGGCTCAACACTCAGACCAGGACAAAAAATTACTCTAGCATAG